TACCGATCACATTTGAGAAGGTTTGCTGTGATTTTAGCGTAAAAGTAGCACCGCCATTGGTTGAATGGTAGAAACTGTAAATTCCGGCAGCATTAGTACCCGAGTGGGTAACTACAAAAACTGATCCGCCATCCACCCAGCTTGTACCATTGTAGTATGGTCCAATTGCAGACATCATTCCGGGAAGAGCCTGTGTGGAGAGCTGTGTTACTCGCGAAAATGTAACCCCACCATCGGTGCTCCGGTGGATATTACCCATACCTGAGCCGGCGGTCATCACATTATAGATATAGTTCGAGTAAGGCCCGGTGGTCTGATCGATTGCCATCCAGTTTTTATCGACACCATCAACTCCGGTAACTGCTGCGGTCCATGTTACACCACCGTCAGTGGAACGAATGTTTTTTGAACCTGTGATATTTCCAAACATACTTTGATAATGGAGAACGCCATCTCTTCCCCATGCAGTAAGTGGATCACCCTGGACCGCGACTCCGAATGATGGAACTATGCGTGTCCAGTTCCAGCCATCGGCTGTGTAGTATGCAGCGTTAATGTTATACGCTGCAAACATCCTCTTAGGATTCGTCGGATCCATTGAAAAATGAGGTTCAGCCTGTTCGGTACCAAAAAAGAAATTATCGTAATCTCCGATGGTAACAGGTACTGATTCAATTGAGATGAATGGGGGAGATATCTTCTCCAGATCTTTCGGAAACCGGTCAAATATGGCATCAGGGTTTCCTTGTGAAAAAATACTACTGAAAAAGCCGGCTATGATAAAAAAAGCCACAACTTTTGAGCGTATCGATGTTGTCATCGGGACTCCGTTTGGTGATGAGATTAATTAAGATATGATGTAGCATAAAGTTACAAAGAAAATTTAATATTAGAAAATGAGAAGTGAATATTTTTTGTAATTTCCTAAATTTGTTATTCATTTTTTTAAAGATATCTGATGCCAGAGATAATTTTAGCCCCTGTCCTGCAAAAACTCGAAAAGGTTGCATCCGGAAAAGTAAGAGAAATCTACAAAGCCGGGGATGACTTGTTATTCATTTCAACTGACCGATTATCAGCCTTTGATGTCATAATGGCTCAAGGAATTCCATTTAAAGGAACAGTACTGAATTCCATTTCCGCGTTTTGGTTTAACCATACAAAAGATATCGTGAAGAATCATTTGGTAACAACGGTTGTTTCTGAATATCCTTCCGAATTGCAGGAATACAGTCACCTGCTTAAGGGCAGATCAATGATAGTCAAACGAGGCAGGATAATTCCAATTGAATGTATCTTGCGAGGTTATATCAGCGGGTCAGGTTGGAATGACTATAAAGAGACGGGTAAAATTTCGGGGATTCCGTTGCGTGCAGGGATGAAAGAATCCGAAAAACTGGATGAACCTGTATTTACGCCTTCAACCAAAGCTGAGATCGGCGAACATGATGAGAATATCTCATTCGACGAGGCTTGCAGGATAGCCGGAGGTCCGCTGATGGAAGAAGTAAGAGAAAAGGCTATTGCCATATATAAAAAATGTGCCGAATATGCCCTTGAAAAAGGAATTATTATTGCTGACACAAAAATGGAGTTTGCTATTGATCATAATGGGGAATTGATGCTCGCGGATGAACTGCTCACTCCTGATTCCTCCAGATTCTGGGATAAATCTTTATATTCGCCCGGTAAGGCACAATTCAGTTATGATAAACAATTTGTAAGAGACTATCTGCTCTCGATAAATTTTAACAAACAACCTCCACCACCACGATTACCTGACGAGGTTATAACGAAAACCGCGGAAAAATATCTTGAAGCATTCAAAATAATTACAGGTAAAGAACTCATCTAAATGATACTTCCAAACCAGTTGACTGTTTTAAGGATAATCCTTACTCCTTTCGTCGTTTTTTTCCTTCTCGGTGATGGTGCTTATTTCGAAGAGATAACCATTGTCATCTATATCATTGCAGCACTTACAGACTGGTATGATGGCTGGCTTGCGAAAAAGTTTAATTACTTCACCAACTGGGGTAAGATTTGGGATCCGATTGCCGACAAAATCCTGACTGCAGGCACAATGCTCTCTCTGGTTTGGCTGAATGTTCTTCCGTTCATTCCTGTGGCGGTCATTATCCTGAGGGATATCTTTATGACCGGATTCAGATCATACGCAGAGCACATCCACAAGCCTTTTCCCACGAGCAGGTACGCTAAAGTGAAGACATTTATAGAAATGGTGTACCTCAATTATGTGCTCATCAGTTATCTGTTGAAAAATTCCGAAATATTACCGCTTGATGTCCGAAACTTCTTCGCCATGATTCATGTTGAACCGGTGGTGTATTGGGGGCTAATCATTGTCGCCTTTATTACAGTTCACTCTGCGTATATTTATGTGAAGGATAATTTCCATTTATTCAAGGAGATCCTGAAGGGTGAGTAAATTGAATGTTCTCCATAAATTTTTGGGAAGCGGCTTTCTTACAGGATATTTAAAGGGACCAACCGGAACATACGGAAGTGCCGTCGCACTTGGTATCTATTTGATTCCGGGAGTTGAAAATCTTGCCTTTTTAATCCCCTTAATAATCGTCACTTCAATTTACGGCACATGGGTATGTGGCAAATTTGAAGAATTGTATGGAAAAGATCCCGGGGAGGCAACGATAGATGAATTTGCAGGAATGTGGATTTCTCTTATTCTGGTTCCCAAAGAACCTGTTTACCTGATTCTCGCATTCTTTCTATGGCGGATATTTGATATCATTAAACCGCCACCGGCACGAAACTTCGAAAAACTTGAAGGCGGACTTGGAGTGATGGCTGATGATATTATGAGTGGAGTTTACACCCTGATCGTGATGCAGGTAATTATAGCAATGTTTAAATAAGGTATTGTAAATGAATGCAATTGTGATTTCGATTGGTGACG
This genomic window from Ignavibacteria bacterium contains:
- a CDS encoding phosphatidylglycerophosphatase A — its product is MSKLNVLHKFLGSGFLTGYLKGPTGTYGSAVALGIYLIPGVENLAFLIPLIIVTSIYGTWVCGKFEELYGKDPGEATIDEFAGMWISLILVPKEPVYLILAFFLWRIFDIIKPPPARNFEKLEGGLGVMADDIMSGVYTLIVMQVIIAMFK
- the pgsA gene encoding CDP-diacylglycerol--glycerol-3-phosphate 3-phosphatidyltransferase gives rise to the protein MILPNQLTVLRIILTPFVVFFLLGDGAYFEEITIVIYIIAALTDWYDGWLAKKFNYFTNWGKIWDPIADKILTAGTMLSLVWLNVLPFIPVAVIILRDIFMTGFRSYAEHIHKPFPTSRYAKVKTFIEMVYLNYVLISYLLKNSEILPLDVRNFFAMIHVEPVVYWGLIIVAFITVHSAYIYVKDNFHLFKEILKGE
- a CDS encoding phosphoribosylaminoimidazolesuccinocarboxamide synthase — protein: MPEIILAPVLQKLEKVASGKVREIYKAGDDLLFISTDRLSAFDVIMAQGIPFKGTVLNSISAFWFNHTKDIVKNHLVTTVVSEYPSELQEYSHLLKGRSMIVKRGRIIPIECILRGYISGSGWNDYKETGKISGIPLRAGMKESEKLDEPVFTPSTKAEIGEHDENISFDEACRIAGGPLMEEVREKAIAIYKKCAEYALEKGIIIADTKMEFAIDHNGELMLADELLTPDSSRFWDKSLYSPGKAQFSYDKQFVRDYLLSINFNKQPPPPRLPDEVITKTAEKYLEAFKIITGKELI